One region of Gopherus evgoodei ecotype Sinaloan lineage chromosome 16, rGopEvg1_v1.p, whole genome shotgun sequence genomic DNA includes:
- the ATP6V1G1 gene encoding V-type proton ATPase subunit G 1 produces MASQSQGIQQLLQAEKRAAEKVAEARKRKNRRLKQAKEEAQEEIEQYRLQREKEFKAKEAAALGSHGSCTTEVEKETQVKMSAIQGNFQKNREEVLNNLLMFVYDIKPEIHVNYRING; encoded by the exons ATGGCGAGCCAGTCGCAGGGcatccagcagctgctgcaggccgAGAAGCGCGCGGCCGAGAAGGTGGCCGAGGCCCGCAAGC GAAAGAACCGGAGGCTGAAGCAGGCGAAAGAAGAAGCCCAGGAAGAGATTGAGCAGTACCGCCTACAGAgggagaaggaattcaaagccaagGAAGCAGCT GCTCTTGGATCTCATGGCAGTTGCACCACAGAAGTCGAGAAGGAGACCCAGGTGAAGATGAGCGCAATCCAGGGCAACTTCCAGAAGAACCGGGAGGAAGTGCTGAATAACCTGCTGATGTTTGTGTACGACATCAAACCGGAAATCCATGTGAATTACCGCATCAATGgctag